The Telopea speciosissima isolate NSW1024214 ecotype Mountain lineage chromosome 11, Tspe_v1, whole genome shotgun sequence genome includes the window aGTTAAATTCttaagtctaatagtcaatggCGTATGAAACAAACTAAGACCCAATCACGTCTCTAATGTTTTGAATACATATGACCTAATCTTTTGCATGCATATGACGATGTAAAAGGCAAAAAAGCACGGCAAGTGAGGGCCAACCAGGCCCTATCAAATTTCATGGTCAATCAAGATTGGGCCGAGTTGGGCTGAGCCCAACCCTGTTGGGCCTGGACTGAGATATCTTAGCCCAATCTAAGgccaggttgggcttgggctgagctaCTAGGACTAAGGGATGGGCTAAGACTTTAAGAAACCCGGCCCAACTTGGCCATATTTCATCTCtacaaaataaacatgtgattggctctaagatgtacgttcacctgcacGTACATGCAGTTGATCCATTCTCCTAATTTTTAGGTTATGACATCACACTTCTAGATACGTGACACATCTAGATGTCATTCCAGGTCCATGATAATTTGGATGTACATTTAGGAGAACGGATTCAAAAAGCACTGCCCAAGCCTCAAAATTTTGACTGACATTATTTAAAGGTACATTTGATTTGGTAAATTGTTAACTTGAGAAACTCGATTTGATATAAAAGGTTTACAATTATGATTGAGACATATTCAATCGTGTTTCAAttgggattttaatcctcttccATTCCCTAAAATGTGCAATGTGCAGCATTAGTTTAGGGTGGAGATGTCGATGCTTGGTAGTTCGGACATTCAACCATTTGAGCTtatcaattttggattttttactTCCTTACTTTGCTAGCTCAGTATCATTGGATGTCTGAACTGCCAAGTGTTATCTCCATCCCAAATTACCACACTCCACACTTTTAGGGATTTGGAgagaattattttcttttcaattgacttaaagaaaaaaactctattCCCTGTCCCATGAGAGACGGAAatgaaaaaattttcatttttttttatttttaatttcaatattTAAACGTCATTGCTAATGGCATTCCTCGATTATGCCATGATCCACGTTCCTTTCAAGGTGGGCTGGAAGCCTGGAACATTATGCGTATTTGGTCAACATTCTAGACTTCTTTTTTGGTCAACATTACACACTAATAAAATATAGCAAATTTTACTTTGCGGGGAGAGGTTTTCTGCATAGTCGTGTTTGGTGTACCATCATACACACAACCGTCAGATGTGGGCAGAGATGTACCGTGGACCTTAATCCCCTATCCAACGGTTGTGTACATAGCCGTGCATTATGCACATTCATGCagaaaatctttttcttttatttgtttagatGAATAATTTGACTACCACAGGTTGGGTCGGGCCTTTTAAAATCCCAGTCCAAACTTGaatccccttagctaggcccaggtCCGACTAGGCCCTAACTCATGATCAAAAAAATTCAACTGACCCATTCTcaaagccaaaaaaatccaaccttgatcTGCCTTCAAGTTCGGGCTGAGCTGACTTTGATTGACCTTGACCatgggggggaagggagatgcatggacGGGAATGGCAGATGCATGAGCTGGCTCggcttggaggaagaagaggaggaataaaggtataaaaaaaaaggaaaaagaggaagaagaaagaaaaaaaaaaaaagcaagaacaagaagaagatgagatggTTAGGTTAAGTTAGGCTGGGCCAAGATCAGCCTGAGGCCTTAACTCTGACCCACCAAACCCTAACTCAAGACTGGAAATTCCTAACCTTAACCCGCTCTCAGGGataaggtatctcaacccaggccctgttcaggTTAGGGTGGGCTCGGATTGTCAGGCCCAAACTTGCACACCTAGTTCATTTGATCACATTAAATTTGTGAAATGACAATAATATCCTCAGCATCTTTATGTGACATAAGCCACGTGAACCTCCAAAATCACATGATTTGTTGTACCAAACCGTCCAAACGCcgtgtttcaactttcaactacTACCACCAATAATCacgaaaaaaaaatggacattCTTCTTCGAAAAGTCAAAATTCACACAACTGTGTCTCGCGTATTATACATTTATACCTCTATATGGTAACAGATGCTGAATGGAGAAAGCTCAGAACTCGTCTCTTTTCAACGGCGACCAAGATCTCTGATTATTCGCACAGATCTAAAGACTGAGATAAGGTCGTTCGTCATATTCAACCCAATTGCCTTTGATTTCTAACGGCTGATAAGAGGCTGTGATTGAAGGTAACTGTGTTCTCCACACGTCGTTGGTTCGGAAGCGTTTCAGGTaaatcctctccatctcttcttcattcaacttataattcttttttgggggggttcAATTCAGCAAGAAAATATGAGTTTCTGTTTGTTTTGATTCaatctatgttttttttaatatcagTTCTGCTCATTATTTTGCTGATTAATTGCAGATTTAAGCAATAGCGCCCAGCATCAATTGGGAAGGTAGAACGGGTAAGCATGCATCCTTGCTTGCAAATTCTGATCTTTTAGTTTTCATGATTTCTCCCCTAATTTACCGAAAAATTAGTGGTTGCAGTTAAAACTTTTGCCTAATATGTTGTGGTTTGAGGAAATTATACGGTTTTCAGTGCAGAATGATTGCTTGCTTTGTGATTACAAAGCTTGATGTTTTAATGAGGTCTTGGGTTTGTAGTGTTAATGATCTCTCTTTAATTTGTCAATATCATAACCTTGTTAACTAACTCATACTTTTTGTAAATATGCATGCTCTTTTCATAAGCGAAGATGCACTTTCTGAGATGTGGAAACAGTAGCAGATTGAATTGTCGTACTGTAAGCATGAGTTAGAAGTGATAATTTCTATGTTGTAGTAGAGCTTCAGGTAAAGTTAGATTGAAAAACAAATGGGGTTATTCAATAAGACTAGCTAGGACATAGGCACAGTTTCCATGTACAATTTGAGCTGATATGAGAGTGGTTGAAACTTACACAGTATGGAAGCAAATACATTGCATCCAACACAATTAGTACTGGGAAATGAAGTGTCCCTGTTACACTTTGTTCAACAATGCACTGAACTAAAAATTGAGAGAGGTCCATCCACCTTTGGTGATTACAGAGACGGTAGTCCTACCAATAGATTTGGTATACAAAGGGTAAGGCCAAGATGATCCCAACAGATTATTAATTTCAGTACGTGTTTGGAATCAGTCATGTAGCCAGCTGATGATCCTCCTGGTTCAGACTTTATGCAGTGATAGAGAGGCATCAAGACACAGGTCCATACCTCCTAATTTCCAAATTCCACTCTTTGCTGCTTGGGCTATGAAATTAACCTCCTAAAACCCAACTTCTTTGGGCTGTCCCATGGAGTAATAAAGCTTAAATTGGCCCGTTTAACAGAGAAGAAACttattagaaaaaaagaaagaaaaaaaaaattgagtaacTGGTAAACATGGCTTCTAACTGAAGGAACAAGTCCTATCTTCACCCGCAAATATTAACCCACATGAGGTGGCCCTGGAGCTACTATTTGTTAAATTTCAGGTTGTAGTTGAAGCAAGACTATGGTCAGCATAGAAAATTTATCAATATTGATCACTGCAGCCTGCTATATGCCTTTGAAACATATTATTATGTTGAGTGAAAGTTTGGTTTTCTTAACAATGGATCAGTGAAAAAAGAGGGTAGTCATTCCAATACAAGGTGAGTATGGGTGCTTATTTGGACCCGGTTAAGGGATAGAACATCAACATGAGGGGCCTCCTAGTGAATTGGTTCCTGTTGGAGCCTGTTTATTTAGCTGTTCTATTCACAGGATCTCAAAGAGTCCTTAAAGAGGACCTGATTCAAGTGCCTCAAAATGATTATGTTTTGGTCCAGTATAAAcatgctttatttatttaggaCTAAAAACTCAAGATAAGTTTAATTTGTAACTTGAGAACTAAGCACTGTAAGTTGACTTTTTTCAAGAATAGAGATGGATATTAAGCAGAATTGGCATCAGTCTTATGGTCATCAATAGTAGTAGAGAGAAGAAAACTTTGGGAGCCAACCTGGAAAAGATATTATATGTCTATGAGTAGAGAAAGAGGACTCATGATATAGGATGATGCAGagaattaaatttaaaaaaaaagaggaaaaaagaaaaatacagaacTATTACCAtttggcttttgtttttttttttttttggaattgatgAAAAAGGGGTTAGAGTAGATCACTTTTGATCACTAGGTGGAGGTGTTTCTTGGGCTCAAAATGTCCATTTTGGGAGTTGAGTGGCTAAAGAATTCCTTCTTCTAAACTATTGAGCTATTAGTTGTGCATTGGCCACTAAATGTGCAGGTCTAATTGGCAGAATTGATGCATGGCTAATTGTAAATACCATTTAGCTAAGTTTGGTCTTCTTTTAATTTCGGTTAGAAAATAAATTTCACCGTCTCTTCAGGTTGTAAAAACCATTTAGCTAAGTTTGGTCTTCTTTGAATTTCGGTTAGAAAATAAATTTCACTGTCTCTTCAGGTCTCTAGTTGTATTCTTTTTACAAAGAGAAAGTGAGACAGGTGGTAACCAATTGTTCGGTGAAGTTAATTTTGGTTGTGATTTTGATGCAAAACCAAGGGTGTactcaaggaagaaaaagaagaaggttgcTGCCTGTGTGATGAAGATTAGCCCAACCTTAATGGGCTAGGCCTATTGATGTGGATCAGAACCAACATCATAGGCCCAAGTCCTAATGGGCTTGGCCTAGACCCAAGACTAAGGCCCAACCCATGCAAGTTGGGTTTAGTCAATCTATGTTTTAAGATCATGTGTTATGTGTGGGTAGTAGGTGGATAATTGGTGGAAGTGTTGTCAAAGGAAGGCTCCAATGTCAAAGGGAGACTCTTATGTCAAAATTAGGTGGATAGTTGGTGGTAATAAGTCAATAGTTGTTAGTAATAAGTCAATGTTTGGTAGGTGGTTTCCTAAAGTCAAGTATTAGGAAAGTTGGGTTTGGTGTCCTTTTCTTGGAAGCTTTTTGCTTCTATATATTTGTAAGGCTGTTTTCAGCCAAGAAGAGAAGTTTTGCCATCCAATATTGCTATTAAGTTGTGCTTCTTTTGAAGTAATTCCATGGTGTTCGATCCTTGGTGATGGAGCTGGTGTGTGATCCAAGCTgactccttgcggtgggaagcccaggaggtTACTCTTCAATCATTGTTCTCATTCTTCTTAAGCATTCCCGCCATTAGAGACATCCCCTTTCCAGTTGAAACTCATTGTTACTACCTGCTGCAGATCTGTTGCATCACCCCTTGACTTCCCTATTTTCCTTATACCTATTTCCCTCTAATTACATTACCCTCACCCTTGAACTATACCATATCTTATTAAACCATCCCGGCCTTAACCCCATCGAATTGAACCTCTTTTCCCCTGATTCAGATCCTGTTTTGGAACAAGTTGAACTTTCATTCCAGTTCTACATTAAATTTGTATTGTGCATTTTAGCTGATGGAAGACCTGCattaagtaattaatttatttctttttcttttttgaaaaacttCTCATGGAACTCAAACAATTATAATGACTACCAGTTTTTAACTCTTCTATTCATCACGACCATTTTATGCGTTAGAGTTTGCATACTTGCACATTTGAACGTTAATAGAGATTTATCATATCGAGAGATATAGTTTTGAAGTGTCTTGCAATACTTTCATTGAATTTTCCTTGAATGAAGGAGTTGTATCTATTCCTTCCTTGCTTTAAACTAACTCAGAGACTAACAACTAAGGATTTAAGTATAAGATAGTCTATGCCCAACTATCACCTACATGGTATCcactaataaaatattaattccTATGTACCCCTTAAAAACCcacttttgggttttatatttcaATCGATTACAACAATAAAACCTAAAAACTAAGCCCCAACACAAACGAATACATCTGGTCCAAATTTAAACCAAGCCTGCATTATGAGTGCTCTACTTGGATATTATTATCAAAGTGGTCCATCCTGATTGTGCCATGTGGAATGATGATATGGtaattctgaccattggatagcTAATAGATGGTTTGGATTAGCTACGTGCCAAATTTCAGagttaattcaatcaaatacagCTCatgtgtattggcatgcattccTATGGAGAGAGATGCACGGCTATGTTACTCCACCACTACTGTGCGCTCTTCTATCGTCCTGAATTTTCAAACTGCTATTGTGCCATTTGGCTCCCTGTTCCactgaaattttacatgtgagTAGGGAGTCTAGGGtttacctgtccacaaaatatGGGTCACCCCATCTGCTAAGTCGTAGATATTTAGACCAGATAAGCTTATTGATATGGGCTGTCCTGAGAAGTTTTACCCTAATAATAAGAACCAAACCTGAAACGTGTGAAAATGATGGAAAAAGTAGAAAACCTTCTAGGTGATTAACAGGTAACAACTGAAACATTGACTAATATGTTTTTCCATCAACACAGTTTATCAATGGAAGTGTACAAAAATAGAGGGAAATGCACGAATACATCACAGCAACTATAGCCCCAAATACTGTTGCAAATGAACAACCATAATTAAGTTTTAACAGGAGCATTGACTAAAATTTGTCCCTCAACATGATTTATCatcaaaagattaaaaaaaagagggaaatgCAAGATACCAGCAAAGTATTGCCTATTTTGTATCCCAAATGAATAACCAAAACCAAGATGAAATCAGTCCTTGATGTACAAAAACTACATCAAGAGTTGAAATGTCTCAACAGCTTCCAAGTTCTGACCACAAACAATAATGTCTTTTGCTGTTTTATGCCTGTTCTTCTCTCATTTAGCGCTATATTCTTATTCTCTCCCATTTTAATGTTGATATTCTTGTCTCATTTTAATGCCCTgttcttctctcccattttaATGCCATGTTCTTCCAAGCTCTGCATCCTCTCTCTGTATACAATCTTTCCCAGCGCCTCGTATGCCCAATGCAGCCcttaaaagatatatatatatatatagtttcaTTTTGTTGGAGAGCATTGGAGTGTCTCGTTAGATTCCTTTGGAAGGTCATAGTTTCCATTTCTTTGGAGGGAAAGCCACTTTCTTATTGGTAGCTAGGGATGCCACATTTTCCTCAGTGCCGAAGAACCCTGTGGTTTGTGATTAGTCCTTCACGAACCATGGCATTTCATACTTCTATCTTATTTTACATAATAGAATTACATGATGCTCTCCCATCCATTATTGCTAAGTCTTAGTTGGATTCCGATCTCTTATTAATAATCAGACCTAGATTAGTATCTATGTGGACCCAAGCTCAAAACTGACTTGCTTACATCCTAAGTAAGCTATTGACGATTGGTCATGGATCAGACCATGCAAGTAGATTTCTGCTCAAGTAATTGAAATAAAAGTCAAATAAGAAGTGCTAGTGGTGATGAAGCAAGGGCAAGTGAGtcgaaaaggaaaaaaaggtaaATTTCCTTACTTTTATTAAGAGAGACCAAAAGGGAAATTCTCTTTTCACTGGGAGGTgcaattttctctctctattcAAGCAGAAGTACTTTATCttcaaataaggaaaaaaaaaaatcaaatcacccttttttttttggtttcttttgtcGGAGGGGTTTAAGCATTGTACAAagtgacttctttttttttttttttttaatactttgaAATGAATTACCCACAAATTAAAGATAAAATCCCCTCACCTATTACAAAGGTTGCATAATAGAGTGAATAAACCAAGAGAGATTTTAGTGAAATAGGGACTGGTTTTCTAAAAGAAACAAAGTGGAAATTAGTTTTTGTCAAAACTAGAAGTGGTTTCTTTAAAATGCAATTTTCAAGGACAGAAAAACATGGTGGTTTACGAGTAAGAttggttttatttcttgaaaccATTCTGATCATAAAAAACAGTAAAATAAACCAAGGTGGTTTCTTGTAAAGTAGtggcattttttaaatttatttcttAAATCATTTTAATCATGAGGATGTTTTTTGCAAGGAAATGATGGTTTTTCCGACCTGAAACCACCGTACCTATTATTGAAGGAGGAGCAAGAGGGAGTAGAGAAAGAAAATGTCGAGAACATGCATTTGCTTGGTCACCTAATTCCATGCAAATTAAGCACATCCACATAAATGTAGACAATGGTTTTAGGTGATGaactaatgaaactaaaaaCTCAAAACCTTACAACTTTGAGTTCAAGATTAATGCTGAAACACTTGCATAGGAGATGTAGGAACAGAAGTGATGTTTGGTGGATTTAACTTCCATTCTTGTTCAAGAGCTGGATGAGTAacaagatgaggatgttgagatgtatgagtggcaaaactaggaaggataaagtaaggaatgatcatatttgagctggtttgagagtagctccgatacatgataagctatgagaaagtcatTGGACGCGGCagggccatgttcaacagaggcctttggatgctccagtacggaggaatGATtcaattcagattgaaggaactaaaagagccaggggtagaTCTAAAATGATCTtaggagaagtgaggaaagacatgcatagcttaggccttgtatcaagtatgacctcgaatagagctgattggagggcaaggatccatgtagccgacccaatttagttgggataagactgagttgtttttgttgttgtcttGTTCAAGAGTTGGAGTCAGCAGCACAAAGAACAAGAATCGTATGTGtcaggccttgtatcaagtatgacctcgaatagaagCAAGAGGAAGTAGAGAAAGAAGATGTCAAGAACATGCATTTGCTTGGTCACCCAATTCCGTGAAAATTAAGCACATCCGCTTAAATGTAGACAATGGTTGGTTTATAAGGATAGGGGTCCATGGTTTCAGGTGATGCACTAATGAAACTAAAAACTCAAAACCTTACAACTTTGAGGTCAAGATTAATGCTGAAACACTTGAATAGGAGATGTAGGAACAGAAGTGATGTTTGGTGGATTTAACTTCCATTCTTGTTCAAGAGCTGGATGAGTGacaagatgaggatgttgagatggatgagtggcaaaactaggaagaataaagtaaggaatgatcatatttgagctggtttgggagtagctccgacaCATGagaagctatgagaaagtcatttgaggtggcaagGCCATGTTCAACCGAGGCCTTAGGATGTTCCAGTATGGAGAAGTGAtttaattcagattgaaggaactaaaagagccaggggtagatctaaaatgaccttaggagaagtaaggaaagacatgcatagcttaggccttgtatcaagtatgacctcgaatagagctgattggagggcaaggatccatgtagccgaccccatttagttgggataaggctgagttgtttttgttgttgtcttGTTCAAGAGCTGGAGTCAGCACCACAAAGAACAAGAATCGTATGTGtcaggccttgtatcaagtattacctcgaatagagctgattggagggcaaggatccattaagccgaccccatttagttgggataaggctgagttgtttttgttgttgtcttGTTCAAGAGCTGGAGTCAGCACCACAAATAACAAGAATCGTATGTGTCAGTACCATCAATGAAGATATCTCATGGAAATAAACCCTCTATTCTGTAAATTAGTTCTGCATTATTTGGACCGTTCATGTGTCCTTAAAACTTGGTAAATTAAATTGGGCAACCTATATATGAATCTTCTCTTGGGTAGACAGTAGACACTACTGAATACCTAACATAAGATGCACTGTCTTTCTTTTATGATGCTaaatcatttctttttctgtcAAAAGACTGCTTTTCTATTCTTGGCATGAGTATAAGTTGTTAAATGTGATCAAATGAATCAGTTTCCATGCACTGATCCATTGAGGAGGTGAGGTGGCTGACTAAATTTTAGTTCAAgaaaaaaggcgtacccagtgcatgaagctcccaccactgcagggtctgaggagggtcatagtGATCGAACCAAAATTTAGTCATTAAGTGAAACAAACTGTAGATCATCTAGATATTGTTGTTGTCACCCACTTTCCTCTTCTGATTTCTCTCAAGGACTTCAGGGATCTGTGCTTATTCTTCAATGGTGATTTgatcataaaaaattgaatgCTCTTTGTCTCTGTTCATGGCTGTTGACAATGTTAGAAAGACTTTCAATGTCCCTTTCCTActaatttatttaataaaattacTAATTTTTTGGGAATGGGCCTATTGCAAATATGCCTCTTATTGAATTATCTGTTTCTCTTTACAGCCTAATCCAGTCTGCAAAAGGAAACATGGAGTTCTTCTTTAAAGGTTTAAGTGAAGAGACACTGTTGAATGAGCAATGCAATGATCTTCCTGACATTCAAAGATGTCCATTCCTAAGGAACATTAATGAGCACACCAacttttccttctctccaaGGAATTTCCCCTTGCCTGTGAGTATCTTTGTGCTGAATCCTATCTAATATTTTTGTAATCTATCGTTTGGTTAACCATTATTATGCAAAATCACTGTGGAACATTCCAGTTGTACgagtttatttttttcatttatttatgtatGATGATATAATGAAGTTGCTGTGCCTAAATAACACCTTGTATCCATGTGCTTATCTTCTTCAGAGACGGGGAGCCAAAGGTCCAATCTTTGAAGATGGTCCTAACTTTGATATGGCATTTAGGCTTTTCCATGGGAAGGATGGTGTAGTCCCCCTCTCAGGCAGGTCATATTCTCATTCTGAGAATATGGAGCCTGAGCCTGAGACTGCTGCCCCATTTAATCCCCTAGCAGCGAAAGCCGCTACTATCAGTCTCTCAGCATTTGGGCCAGGAGGTCCCTTCAGCTTCAATTCCTTTTCTGAGATGTGGAAGAACCAGGAAAGAAAATCCAATTcagccaagaagaagaaaccttcTTCAGAAGCGCAGGTGGATTAATGCTACCCATTTTATGGTTACAAATACTGTTTCATAATGTATTGAGATAACAAATGATTTATTCTACTGAGGCGtctgacatatgttcatttggaTCTTCAGGGCAATGACTCTTCAAACCATGAGGCACTGAGTAATGAATGGCTTGAGACTGGTAACTGCCCAATTGCTAAGTCTTACAGGGCTGTAAGCCATGTTGTGCCAATTGTTGCAAAAGCTCTTCAACCACCTCCAGGCATGAAATTTAAGTGCCCACCTGCAATAGTTGCAGCCCGAGCTGCGCTGGCTCGTACGTCCTTTGTGAAGACCCTCCGCCCCCAGGCTTTATCATCAAAGATGCTTGTGATTGGTTTATTGGGCATGGCAGCTAATGTACCGCTCGGTATATGGAGGGAGCACACGCGTAAATTTTCGCCATCATGGTTTGTTGCAGTGCATGCAGCTGTGCCATTCATAGCTATGCTAAGGAAGTCCGTTCTGATGCCCAAGACGGCCATGGCTTTCACCATTGCAGCCTCAATCTTAGGTCAGGTTATTGGTTCCAGAGCTGAACGGATCCGCCTGAAATCAATAGCTCAGAGGGCAGAGTTGCTGTCACAAAGAGAGACTACAAAAGTTGTCGTTGGCAAGCCCACTCCAGGGCAGGTTGGTGGCATTACATCTGGACACTGTGGGGCACAGGAGATTAAATGGGACCTGCTTCCATTCAAGCCAGCTGAGACTTCCTCTGCTGATGTTTGTTTCTGATTTTGAATGCTGAGCCATCTTATTTAGTTTCAGTCATTTGAAAGACTAGACTTCCACATGTAGGAAGATATCATTGGCTGCAGttggggaagaagggaaaaagaaaataactagAGAGAATAAACGAAAAACGACATGTTCTTACTTATAATGATCTATGCTTATgttttcatttgttttatttcttccaCCCCAATATGAATCACTTGATAAGTGATGCATGAAAGCATAAACAACTTCGGTGTCTTACAAATGTTGACAGGTCAACTGGTTTTGAAACTTGGTGTTGTGCTAATGAATTCAATTGGCTGGGTCTGGTCTCAAAACACAGGTTCTACAAGCATGTTGTGGGATTTGCAGTGATAACTCTTGAGATGCAGAAATATAGGAGTGAGTTCAATTGGCTGGGCCTGGTCTCAAAACACTCTTCTGCAAGCATGTAGTCGAACTCTTAAGATGTAGAAATGAGCTCCTGTCTCTCTCCATCTTTAGGGAAGGAGGCAATGAAAATCATTGGGGACATTCAAATAATTTTAAGGGAAATAGAATACTGCCTCGCCGTGTGGATCCTGGATCCTGTGCCCTGACACAAGAACATGGGAAATTATCAACCCACtccctgtgaaataaaaaatccaatctATGGTGATGCCTTGCTCGCTCCAATTGCCCCTTTGCTGGTGTAGGGGCCACTTGACCAGGCAGCGATCTTTTCCTAATTATATGATTAATTTACCCTCCTAACTCAAGTGAAACAATGAGACACTCTAATTGCACTCAAGTGAAAATCGATATTGATTACTAAATGGACTAGGTGACAAGAGGGATTGCAATaggattgaataaaaaaaaaattaaataataaacaattcaaacatgaataaaaaattgaaagacaGAGATTATAGAAGTGACATTAataaacaagagaagaaggggcgGAGTTTGAGGGAGTTATAAATAGGGGTTGTGAAGGAATAGAAAAGGCACTACATCTGGAATGCAGGAACCTGATCATCTGGACCGATTCGAAAGAAGTGCAGAGTTGGCTGATGAATCAAGAAAAAAACCCATGGCCTTgggatttttttcatttacttgttgatatcaatttttatttctattatttgGGTCAGTAACTATTATAAAACAACCTAGATCTTTAATTTCGCATGCACATTCCTTGGCAACGCATGCTAGGATTTTTAATTCTGCTGATCGATGTATGTTGGACTTCTTTtgattaattttaattaaattttgtttttataaaaaaaatataaataaataaataaggggtGTGGAAAGAAAAGGTACCAGGTTGTGGAAATCCACATGGCGGCTAATGAACGAACATGGACCGCACAactcatgtccttgtacaaggacatgatccgaACTCGGATACGACATCAGTCTTTGCTGATAAGGATCCGATAATCGATTTGGATCAATAGTACACCAATAGGGTAATGACACACAGCTGATACCAAAGCggataaaaataatacaatatTAGTAAAATTCAGTATCGGATTGGTATCATCCCCAACCAATACCGATACAAATCGTCCTTTTCAGATGATCCtttaccgatacctcaaactgTGGTTGTATTCCTTCAATAGTTGCTCACAGCCCAACCCAGCTGGCCTGCTGCCATGGTTTATATATCGTTATCAAATTGGCAGATATCAGTATCGATTGTGATGGATACTGATAgaatatcgatacatatcattGGTATTGGCAGAAATTCAAAAATGAGCACCTTTTTGTCCGATTCGACTGATACCGACTGATACATATTGGCATCGTATTGGTTTTGGAACTGGCCAATTCATGTTCCGATACAATGAACGAACTAAAACCATGCCTGCTGCGTTTGTCATCTTTTCCAAC containing:
- the LOC122645463 gene encoding uncharacterized protein LOC122645463; translated protein: MEFFFKGLSEETLLNEQCNDLPDIQRCPFLRNINEHTNFSFSPRNFPLPRRGAKGPIFEDGPNFDMAFRLFHGKDGVVPLSGRSYSHSENMEPEPETAAPFNPLAAKAATISLSAFGPGGPFSFNSFSEMWKNQERKSNSAKKKKPSSEAQGNDSSNHEALSNEWLETGNCPIAKSYRAVSHVVPIVAKALQPPPGMKFKCPPAIVAARAALARTSFVKTLRPQALSSKMLVIGLLGMAANVPLGIWREHTRKFSPSWFVAVHAAVPFIAMLRKSVLMPKTAMAFTIAASILGQVIGSRAERIRLKSIAQRAELLSQRETTKVVVGKPTPGQVGGITSGHCGAQEIKWDLLPFKPAETSSADVCF